The following are encoded together in the Arcticibacterium luteifluviistationis genome:
- a CDS encoding pyruvate carboxylase, translating to MKDYVKPIKRLLIANRGEIAIRIMRAASELGITTVALYTFEDRYSLHRYKADEAYQIGSNDEALQPYLDIEGIIQLAKDKKIDGVHPGYGLLSENVTLVRRCQAEGIIFVGPEPEAMDALGDKVAAKNMAMKAGVPLIPDFREHIPNAEFALERAKEIGFPMMVKAVAGGGGRGMRVVHSEADFSKAYAEAKNEAKTSFGNDVVFLEKFVIEPKHLEVQLLGDKHGNLIHLYERDCSVQRRFQKVVEIAPSIGLKQETRQKLYDYAIKMGKAVNYSNAGTVEFLVDKEENVYFIEVNPRIQVEHTITEEITGVDIVRTQLLIAMGHKLSDNGIYIHNQDEVPLKGYAIQCRITTEDPANGFKPDFGTIIAYRNAAGFGIRLDEGSAYPGMKISPYFDSMIVKVTARGRTLKGAAQRLSRALVEFRIRGVKTNIPFLSNVINDKEFQKGKARVSFIENRPDLLVLRKPKDRSTRAMKLLADVIVNGNPTLGRVQKVDFELPKVPIIQPYSSYPDGNKQRLDSMGADKFAQWVKDQKSILYTDTTFRDGHQSLLATRVRTTDMLQVAEGFAKNFPQLFSMEVWGGATFDVAMRFLYESPWRRLQDFREAMPNMLLQMLLRGSNAVGYTAYPDNLVESFIEKSAENGIDVFRIFDSLNWIESMKLSIRTVRERTNSLAEAAICYTGEMLDPNQTKYTLQYYLDMARQLEDEGAHIIAIKDMAGLLKPYTAEVLVREMKKAIDLPIHLHTHDTSSIQAATYLKATESGVDVIDCALGGLSGLTSQPNFNSVVAMLQGTERECEMDLHKLNQYSNYWEDVRTMYAPFESGLKSGSAEVYDHQMPGGQYSNLKSQSISLGLGDKFDLLKENYAIVNNLLGDIVKVTPSSKVVGDMALFMTSNSIDADDIFKKGDTLSFPESVKGFFRGDLGQPPGGFPTELQKIILKDVKPYTERPNAHMEPIDLEKEFAQFQIDFPSSDGYLDFLAYKLYDKVYEDFHANREKYGDVSLIPSHAFWYGLHQNQEIMIQIEEGKTILVRYLYCSESDDEGMRTVSFELNGQTRKIKVRDMAQKVTKPTNKKISKEGDIGAPLQGRISRVLVKKGDEVAKNTPLFVIEAMKMESIVASPFEGIVASVQLEQGSVVEQDDWVVEIEKV from the coding sequence ATGAAAGATTACGTAAAACCGATAAAAAGATTACTTATAGCTAACCGTGGAGAGATTGCCATCAGAATAATGCGAGCAGCATCTGAGTTGGGAATCACCACAGTGGCCTTATATACTTTTGAAGATAGATACTCTCTGCACAGATATAAAGCAGATGAGGCTTATCAAATAGGCTCCAATGATGAAGCCCTTCAACCTTATTTAGATATTGAAGGCATTATTCAATTAGCCAAAGACAAAAAGATTGACGGAGTTCATCCGGGATACGGCCTACTTTCTGAAAACGTAACGCTAGTAAGAAGGTGTCAAGCCGAAGGAATCATTTTTGTAGGCCCTGAGCCAGAAGCTATGGATGCTTTAGGTGACAAGGTTGCCGCAAAAAACATGGCAATGAAAGCTGGCGTACCTTTAATTCCAGATTTTCGAGAGCATATTCCAAACGCAGAATTTGCCCTTGAAAGAGCCAAAGAAATAGGTTTCCCTATGATGGTGAAAGCTGTAGCTGGTGGTGGCGGTAGAGGTATGCGTGTGGTGCATAGTGAAGCAGACTTCTCAAAAGCATATGCTGAAGCAAAAAACGAAGCTAAGACGTCCTTTGGGAATGACGTAGTCTTTCTAGAAAAATTCGTTATAGAGCCTAAACACTTAGAAGTTCAGCTTTTAGGTGATAAACATGGTAACCTAATTCACCTTTATGAAAGAGACTGCTCTGTACAGCGTAGGTTTCAAAAAGTAGTAGAGATAGCTCCATCTATAGGACTGAAACAAGAAACCAGACAAAAACTTTACGACTATGCCATTAAAATGGGTAAGGCTGTAAATTATTCTAATGCTGGTACTGTAGAGTTTTTAGTTGACAAAGAAGAAAACGTGTACTTCATTGAGGTTAATCCTCGTATTCAGGTAGAGCACACTATTACAGAAGAAATTACTGGTGTTGATATAGTTAGAACTCAGCTTTTGATAGCCATGGGTCATAAATTATCTGACAACGGCATCTACATTCATAATCAAGACGAGGTACCTTTAAAAGGTTACGCTATACAGTGTAGAATTACTACAGAAGACCCAGCGAATGGTTTCAAACCAGATTTTGGAACTATCATTGCCTACAGAAATGCTGCTGGTTTTGGTATCAGATTAGACGAAGGAAGTGCTTATCCAGGCATGAAGATATCGCCATACTTTGACTCCATGATTGTGAAAGTAACCGCCAGAGGCCGTACCCTGAAAGGTGCTGCTCAGCGATTATCAAGAGCTTTAGTTGAGTTTAGAATTAGAGGTGTAAAGACTAACATTCCTTTCTTAAGTAATGTTATTAACGATAAGGAGTTTCAAAAAGGGAAAGCTAGGGTTTCGTTTATTGAGAACCGACCTGATCTTTTAGTTCTTCGTAAGCCAAAAGACCGCTCTACAAGAGCTATGAAACTTTTAGCTGATGTGATTGTCAATGGTAACCCAACACTAGGTAGGGTTCAAAAAGTTGATTTTGAACTTCCTAAGGTCCCTATCATTCAGCCTTATAGTTCCTACCCAGATGGTAACAAGCAAAGACTTGATAGCATGGGTGCTGACAAATTTGCTCAATGGGTAAAAGACCAAAAATCAATTCTCTATACAGATACTACTTTTAGAGACGGTCACCAATCACTACTTGCCACTAGAGTAAGAACTACAGACATGTTGCAAGTGGCTGAAGGGTTTGCTAAAAACTTCCCTCAGCTCTTCTCTATGGAAGTATGGGGTGGAGCCACTTTTGATGTAGCTATGCGTTTTCTTTACGAGAGCCCATGGAGACGTCTTCAAGATTTTAGAGAGGCCATGCCAAACATGCTTCTTCAAATGCTTCTTAGAGGTTCAAATGCGGTAGGTTACACGGCCTATCCTGACAACCTTGTAGAGAGCTTTATTGAAAAGTCTGCCGAAAACGGAATTGATGTTTTCAGAATCTTTGATTCGCTTAACTGGATTGAATCCATGAAGTTAAGCATCCGAACAGTTAGAGAGCGTACCAACTCTTTGGCAGAAGCCGCTATTTGCTATACAGGCGAAATGCTTGACCCAAATCAGACAAAATATACTTTACAGTATTATTTAGATATGGCTCGTCAGTTAGAAGACGAGGGTGCTCACATCATTGCCATTAAAGACATGGCAGGATTACTTAAGCCTTACACTGCTGAGGTTTTGGTAAGAGAAATGAAAAAGGCAATAGACCTTCCTATTCATTTGCATACGCATGATACATCTTCCATTCAGGCTGCTACCTACCTAAAAGCTACAGAATCTGGTGTTGATGTTATTGACTGTGCATTAGGTGGTTTATCTGGCTTGACCTCTCAGCCTAACTTTAACTCGGTGGTAGCTATGCTACAAGGAACCGAGAGGGAATGCGAAATGGATCTTCATAAATTAAATCAGTATTCTAATTACTGGGAAGATGTGAGAACCATGTATGCACCTTTTGAGTCTGGACTTAAGTCTGGAAGTGCCGAAGTATATGATCATCAAATGCCTGGCGGTCAATATTCAAACTTAAAGTCTCAATCTATTTCTTTAGGACTTGGAGACAAGTTTGACTTACTAAAAGAAAATTACGCTATTGTCAATAACCTTCTTGGTGACATTGTCAAAGTAACACCTTCTTCTAAAGTTGTGGGTGATATGGCTCTGTTTATGACATCAAACAGCATTGACGCCGATGACATTTTCAAGAAAGGAGATACGCTTTCCTTCCCTGAGTCTGTTAAAGGATTCTTTAGAGGAGACCTAGGTCAACCTCCGGGAGGATTCCCTACAGAGCTTCAGAAAATTATCTTAAAAGATGTGAAACCTTATACAGAAAGGCCAAATGCTCATATGGAGCCTATTGACCTGGAAAAGGAATTTGCCCAGTTCCAAATTGACTTCCCTAGCTCTGATGGTTACTTGGATTTCTTGGCTTATAAACTTTACGATAAGGTTTATGAAGATTTCCACGCCAATCGTGAGAAATACGGTGATGTGAGTTTGATTCCTTCTCATGCTTTCTGGTATGGTTTACACCAGAATCAGGAAATCATGATTCAGATAGAAGAAGGTAAAACTATTCTGGTAAGGTACCTGTACTGTTCAGAATCTGATGATGAAGGTATGAGAACGGTAAGTTTTGAACTGAATGGTCAAACACGAAAAATTAAAGTTCGTGATATGGCTCAGAAGGTAACAAAGCCTACCAATAAAAAAATAAGTAAAGAGGGCGATATCGGAGCTCCGCTTCAAGGTCGTATTTCTAGAGTATTAGTTAAGAAAGGTGACGAAGTGGCTAAAAACACGCCGCTATTTGTTATAGAAGCTATGAAAATGGAATCTATTGTAGCGTCTCCTTTTGAAGGCATTGTAGCCTCTGTGCAGTTAGAGCAAGGTTCTGTAGTAGAACAAGACGACTGGGTAGTGGAGATTGAAAAAGTATAA
- a CDS encoding SulP family inorganic anion transporter, whose amino-acid sequence MGQKFKLFDFTQKVDYKNEVLAGLTVSLAMIPEVVAFAFVAQISPIVALFGAFVVGIVAATLGGRPGLISGAAGAVAVIFVDMIQKGHAKGLLMDTPIENMGYFYLIATVVLMGGIQVLAGFFKLGKFVRLIPNPVMMGFVNGLAIVIFMAQLGMFKENNKDVFGENKRNTEKTELAYNLEDGSVKDVISNSVLFNIVGNSVQNAETKEETFVISDGQVFEVKSQRVAYNVEEDGFYKIKDEGVSKSYLTGNKLYAMIALVLLTMLIVWGLPKLTTKIPAALTAILVVTLIVIFGNVDAINVGGFIRDGGGEGLNGLKELRGKLDVFALWSNLPFNLETLLFIFPYAFLAASVGLIETLMTMNLVDEITDTRGSGNRECVAQGAGNILSGFFGGTGGCGMIGQTVINLKAGGRGRLSGIMMALTLLTFILFADKYIEQVPIAALVGVMFMMVIDTFAWSSFRILRKIPLSDAIVLILVSAVTVFFDLAIAVFVGVIISALVFAWENAKRIRARKFTDKNGVKHYEIFGPLFFGSSQVFGDKFDVLSDPEEVVIDFKESRVNDMSGIDALNKITERYQKAGKKVHLKHLSKDCRKLLANAEEIIDVNIIEDPTYKVAVDI is encoded by the coding sequence ATGGGACAGAAATTTAAGCTTTTTGACTTTACGCAAAAAGTGGATTACAAAAACGAAGTGCTTGCGGGTCTTACTGTATCTCTTGCAATGATTCCTGAAGTTGTAGCCTTTGCTTTTGTTGCTCAAATTAGCCCTATAGTAGCTCTTTTTGGTGCTTTTGTTGTTGGTATTGTTGCAGCAACGCTTGGCGGAAGGCCGGGTCTTATTTCAGGTGCTGCAGGAGCCGTAGCTGTAATTTTTGTAGATATGATACAGAAAGGACACGCAAAGGGCTTACTAATGGATACTCCTATAGAAAACATGGGGTACTTTTATCTTATCGCGACAGTTGTATTGATGGGCGGGATTCAAGTACTCGCTGGCTTCTTTAAGCTAGGGAAGTTTGTAAGATTAATTCCAAACCCAGTAATGATGGGATTTGTGAATGGTTTAGCAATTGTGATTTTCATGGCACAATTGGGAATGTTCAAAGAGAACAACAAAGATGTTTTTGGAGAAAATAAGCGTAATACAGAGAAAACAGAATTGGCCTATAACCTAGAAGATGGGTCTGTTAAAGATGTTATTTCCAACTCTGTCTTATTTAACATCGTTGGAAATTCTGTTCAAAATGCCGAGACAAAAGAAGAAACTTTTGTTATCTCTGATGGTCAAGTATTTGAGGTAAAAAGTCAAAGAGTTGCATACAATGTAGAAGAAGACGGATTTTACAAAATCAAAGACGAGGGCGTTTCAAAGTCATACTTAACAGGAAATAAGCTCTATGCCATGATCGCCTTAGTCTTGTTAACAATGCTCATTGTATGGGGCTTGCCCAAATTAACCACAAAAATACCAGCAGCCTTAACTGCTATTTTAGTTGTTACGCTAATAGTTATTTTTGGAAATGTTGATGCAATAAATGTAGGTGGCTTTATTAGAGATGGAGGGGGTGAAGGCCTCAATGGTCTAAAAGAATTAAGAGGAAAGCTTGATGTTTTTGCTTTGTGGAGTAACCTACCTTTCAATTTAGAGACCTTGTTGTTTATTTTCCCATATGCGTTTCTGGCTGCGTCAGTTGGTCTCATAGAAACACTTATGACCATGAACCTTGTAGATGAAATTACAGATACAAGAGGTAGTGGAAATAGAGAATGTGTTGCTCAAGGAGCTGGTAATATATTGAGTGGCTTCTTCGGGGGAACTGGAGGCTGTGGTATGATTGGCCAAACAGTTATAAATTTAAAAGCAGGAGGTAGAGGCCGATTGTCTGGAATAATGATGGCATTGACTCTTTTAACATTTATTCTCTTTGCGGATAAATACATAGAACAAGTACCAATTGCTGCACTCGTAGGAGTAATGTTTATGATGGTGATTGATACATTTGCATGGTCTAGTTTTAGGATATTGAGAAAAATTCCTTTGTCAGATGCCATCGTGCTTATTTTAGTCTCTGCAGTTACCGTTTTCTTTGATTTAGCTATAGCAGTATTTGTAGGTGTTATAATTTCGGCATTGGTTTTTGCCTGGGAGAATGCGAAAAGAATTAGAGCAAGAAAGTTTACCGATAAAAATGGTGTAAAACACTATGAAATCTTTGGACCTTTGTTTTTTGGTTCTTCGCAAGTTTTTGGGGACAAGTTTGATGTTTTATCAGACCCAGAAGAAGTTGTTATAGACTTTAAGGAAAGCCGTGTTAACGACATGTCAGGTATTGATGCTCTTAATAAAATTACAGAGCGTTATCAGAAAGCGGGTAAAAAAGTACACTTAAAACACCTAAGTAAAGACTGTAGAAAACTATTAGCCAACGCTGAAGAAATCATTGATGTAAACATCATAGAGGACCCAACTTATAAAGTAGCTGTAGACATTTAA
- a CDS encoding N-acetylornithine carbamoyltransferase: MKHFISPSDVPNIQDLVDEGLAQKANPLADRALGKDKTLVLLFFNSSLRTRLSTQKAGLNLGMNVIVMNVGSDSWQLEFGDGVKMDGNKAEHIKEAAAVIGQYADIIGVRAFAGLTDAEEDYKELVLESFRSLSGVPIVNLESATRHPCQSLADLITIEELKTKTRPKVVLTWAPHIKALPQAVGNSFAEWLNLTEYDFVITNPEGYDLPEAYRGNARVAHNQAEAFEGADFIYAKNWSSYTDYGKVLPGNEDWIISEDKMALTDNAKFMHCLPVRRGLIVEDAVIDSSNSVVIQQAGNRVWSVQAAMKKILGEL; this comes from the coding sequence ATGAAACATTTTATATCACCGTCTGATGTTCCCAATATTCAAGATTTAGTAGATGAAGGATTGGCTCAAAAGGCTAATCCATTAGCTGATAGAGCTCTTGGAAAAGACAAAACACTTGTTCTTTTATTTTTCAATTCTAGCTTAAGAACTCGCTTGAGTACGCAGAAAGCAGGCTTGAACCTTGGGATGAATGTTATTGTGATGAATGTGGGTTCTGATAGTTGGCAGCTGGAGTTTGGTGACGGTGTCAAAATGGACGGAAATAAAGCAGAGCACATTAAAGAAGCGGCTGCGGTGATTGGTCAATATGCAGATATTATTGGAGTAAGAGCCTTTGCGGGCTTGACGGATGCCGAAGAAGATTATAAAGAGCTGGTTTTAGAAAGCTTTAGGTCGTTGTCAGGCGTGCCTATTGTCAATTTAGAATCGGCTACACGCCATCCATGTCAGTCATTGGCAGATTTGATTACGATTGAAGAGTTAAAGACTAAAACGAGGCCTAAAGTAGTTTTGACCTGGGCTCCACACATTAAGGCTTTGCCGCAAGCGGTAGGAAACTCTTTTGCCGAATGGCTTAACCTTACAGAGTATGATTTTGTGATTACAAACCCTGAAGGCTATGACCTACCAGAAGCTTATAGAGGAAATGCGAGAGTAGCCCATAATCAGGCGGAAGCTTTTGAAGGAGCGGATTTTATATATGCCAAAAACTGGTCGTCTTATACTGATTACGGAAAAGTACTTCCAGGAAATGAAGATTGGATTATTTCGGAAGATAAAATGGCACTGACAGACAATGCTAAGTTTATGCACTGTTTGCCTGTAAGAAGAGGTTTAATAGTGGAAGATGCGGTTATTGACTCATCTAACTCGGTAGTTATTCAGCAAGCAGGAAATAGAGTTTGGTCTGTGCAGGCTGCTATGAAGAAGATTTTGGGAGAATTGTAA